One Dokdonia sp. Dokd-P16 genomic window carries:
- a CDS encoding VCBS repeat-containing protein: METLQKYGLLLIVLPLLLLSCDEQFSTSQKKESDTLFTEMSSDSTGINFINSIKNESDFNIFKYRNFYNGGGVAIGDINNDGLADIYLTANMGKNKLFLNKGDFKFEDISAYAGIEGNKPWSTGVTMADVNADGLLDIYVSNAGNLEEDSHDNDLYINNGDLTFTEKAKEYNLATSGFSTQASFFDYDKDGDLDVYILNNSNVPVNSLGNKGQRDKRAQDWANVNEDIRGVGDLLMRNDGGVFTDVSEEAGIYGSLIGFGLGVVVTDINQDLWPDIYISNDFFERDYLYINNQDGTFTEEIKEWTSHLSLSAMGIDISDINNDGLQDIFITDMLPENEQRVKSVMEFDGYNIYKRKQRDDFYQQFIQNTLQINNGNGSFSETAYHSGVNATDWSWSGLVFDMDNDGYRDIYVTNGINHDLTDLDFVDFFANELIRSKANGKTHPVDSIINKMPIKPLANYAYHNQKDITFKNKSKDWGLATPSMSNGAAHADLDNDGDLDIVVNNVNMPSFVYRNNTKVDKDHNYIKLTFKGSDKNKFAVGTTVRLYHNNLSVLQELIPSRGFQSSMDHDMTIGLGSSTTIDSLRVIWPNDKTQFLTNVKANQTLRLSITDASETYIPVKKNKPTLLKEITNPTLIAHKENNYSDFDFEGLIAKKLSQEGPAIAIGDIDNDGNDDIFIGGAKGQTSMLYLHKGKGNLVPSSKITFEKAALFEDTAATFVDVNNDGFLDLIVSTGGGQVDAEAYYISRLYINNGNGTFKDARSLPSAHQSASVIASNDIDGDGDIDLFIGSRSVAGVYGIDPPHVILINDGKGNFTKDNVLSKQLNPAGMVTDALWLDLDGDNNKELITVSDWGTPTAFKVTSESIKLIDTGLSSYAGWWNAIQSADLDNDGDLDLILGNDGTNVHYKPGSDGPLKMFITDFDGNGTIEQITTYSEDGKDFPIHQKSEITSQIVSLKKRNLKASDYARRSIDELFSEDILANAIVKEVNTAETIISINEGNGNFTMKALPTRVQLSCVCGITCTDVNNDGNLDILMGGNNFEFKPQYSQLDAGYAHVLLGDGKANFEWQNYTDTGFFVREEMKHLKSFKDAQGNVFLVAAINDGKPRIFTANK; encoded by the coding sequence ATGGAAACACTACAAAAATATGGGCTTTTATTAATAGTCCTTCCCCTATTATTACTTTCTTGTGATGAGCAGTTTAGCACAAGCCAAAAGAAAGAGAGTGATACATTATTTACAGAGATGTCCTCGGACAGCACAGGAATCAATTTTATAAATAGCATTAAAAATGAATCCGACTTCAACATTTTTAAATACCGAAACTTCTATAATGGCGGTGGTGTTGCCATAGGTGACATCAACAATGACGGTCTAGCCGATATTTATCTCACGGCAAATATGGGTAAGAATAAACTCTTCTTAAATAAAGGAGATTTTAAATTTGAAGATATTTCAGCATATGCTGGAATTGAAGGTAACAAGCCTTGGTCTACAGGAGTAACAATGGCAGATGTAAATGCAGATGGACTTCTTGATATTTATGTAAGTAACGCAGGAAACCTCGAAGAAGATAGTCATGATAATGATTTATACATAAACAATGGCGACCTCACCTTTACTGAAAAAGCAAAGGAATATAACCTAGCGACTTCAGGATTTTCAACCCAAGCTTCCTTTTTTGATTATGATAAAGATGGAGATCTTGATGTATATATCCTTAACAATAGTAACGTACCTGTAAATAGCCTTGGTAATAAAGGACAGCGTGATAAACGCGCTCAAGATTGGGCAAATGTAAATGAAGACATACGCGGCGTAGGAGACTTACTAATGCGTAATGATGGTGGAGTATTTACAGACGTAAGTGAAGAGGCAGGTATTTATGGTTCGTTGATAGGCTTTGGACTGGGTGTCGTAGTTACTGATATTAACCAAGATTTATGGCCAGACATTTACATCTCAAATGATTTCTTTGAGCGTGACTATTTATACATCAACAATCAAGATGGAACATTTACAGAAGAAATAAAAGAATGGACCTCTCACTTATCACTGTCGGCGATGGGAATTGATATTTCTGATATAAATAACGATGGTTTACAAGATATTTTTATCACCGATATGTTGCCCGAAAATGAGCAACGTGTTAAGTCTGTTATGGAGTTTGATGGGTACAATATTTACAAGCGCAAGCAACGTGATGATTTTTACCAGCAGTTTATACAGAATACATTACAAATAAATAATGGTAATGGTTCATTTTCTGAAACTGCATATCATAGTGGAGTGAATGCTACAGACTGGAGTTGGTCTGGACTCGTATTTGACATGGATAATGATGGTTACAGAGATATTTATGTTACAAATGGTATAAATCATGACCTAACAGATCTTGACTTTGTAGACTTCTTTGCAAATGAACTTATAAGAAGTAAAGCTAATGGCAAAACACATCCTGTAGATTCTATTATAAATAAGATGCCAATCAAACCGCTGGCAAATTATGCGTATCACAATCAAAAAGACATCACGTTTAAAAATAAATCTAAGGATTGGGGACTTGCTACACCAAGCATGAGTAATGGTGCAGCCCATGCAGATCTTGATAATGATGGTGACTTAGACATTGTGGTCAATAATGTAAATATGCCTTCCTTTGTGTACCGCAACAACACGAAGGTTGATAAAGATCACAACTATATTAAACTCACTTTTAAAGGAAGTGACAAAAACAAGTTTGCCGTAGGCACCACAGTAAGGCTATACCACAATAATCTTTCTGTATTGCAAGAACTTATACCCTCTCGCGGATTCCAATCATCTATGGATCATGATATGACTATAGGACTAGGAAGCTCTACAACCATAGACTCACTTCGCGTGATATGGCCTAATGACAAAACACAATTCTTAACAAATGTAAAAGCAAACCAAACACTTAGGTTATCAATTACAGATGCTTCTGAAACATATATCCCTGTAAAAAAGAATAAGCCTACATTACTTAAGGAAATTACAAACCCTACACTCATTGCTCACAAAGAGAATAATTATAGTGACTTTGATTTTGAGGGACTCATTGCCAAAAAACTTTCTCAAGAAGGTCCTGCAATTGCAATAGGAGATATAGATAATGATGGCAATGACGATATCTTCATAGGTGGGGCCAAAGGGCAAACTAGCATGCTCTATCTTCATAAAGGGAAAGGTAATCTTGTCCCATCTAGTAAAATTACTTTTGAAAAAGCTGCATTATTTGAAGACACAGCAGCCACTTTTGTAGATGTAAATAATGACGGCTTTTTAGATCTTATTGTATCCACTGGAGGTGGTCAAGTGGATGCGGAGGCTTACTATATTTCTAGACTTTACATAAATAACGGCAATGGAACTTTTAAAGACGCACGTAGTTTACCATCTGCACATCAAAGTGCATCTGTAATTGCATCTAACGACATTGATGGCGATGGAGATATCGATTTATTTATTGGTAGTAGAAGCGTCGCAGGTGTTTATGGTATTGACCCACCGCACGTAATCTTAATTAATGATGGAAAAGGGAATTTCACTAAAGACAATGTGTTATCTAAGCAGCTCAACCCTGCTGGAATGGTAACAGACGCGCTATGGTTAGATCTTGATGGTGACAACAACAAAGAATTAATAACGGTTTCAGACTGGGGAACTCCTACCGCATTTAAAGTCACAAGCGAGTCCATTAAACTTATAGATACTGGACTATCATCTTATGCAGGATGGTGGAATGCTATACAAAGCGCAGATCTGGACAATGATGGCGACTTAGACCTTATACTTGGTAATGATGGAACAAATGTGCATTACAAACCAGGAAGTGACGGCCCGCTTAAAATGTTTATCACAGACTTTGATGGAAATGGTACGATAGAACAAATCACAACCTACTCAGAAGATGGCAAAGACTTTCCAATACATCAAAAGAGCGAAATTACATCACAAATAGTTTCTCTCAAAAAAAGAAATCTGAAAGCATCAGATTATGCAAGGAGATCTATTGATGAGCTTTTTTCCGAAGATATCTTAGCTAATGCAATTGTAAAAGAAGTCAACACTGCCGAAACAATAATTTCAATAAACGAAGGAAATGGAAACTTTACCATGAAAGCATTACCTACCCGAGTACAACTATCTTGTGTTTGTGGTATTACGTGTACAGATGTAAACAATGACGGTAATCTTGATATTTTAATGGGAGGTAATAATTTTGAATTCAAACCTCAGTACTCCCAACTTGACGCTGGATATGCTCATGTGTTACTAGGTGATGGTAAAGCAAATTTTGAATGGCAAAATTACACAGACACCGGATTCTTTGTTCGCGAAGAAATGAAACATCTAAAGTCATTTAAAGATGCTCAAGGCAATGTATTTCTTGTAGCAGCAATTAATGATGGAAAACCTAGAATCTTCACTGCAAATAAATAA